The Clavelina lepadiformis chromosome 1, kaClaLepa1.1, whole genome shotgun sequence genome segment CAAGTCAGTGATTGAAGTTAACggtagaaaaaatatttaggcatcaaaaataataataatttggaGATGTGTGCTAATGTTATATAAGGGCggattgtttatttttttaaactttttactcAAAAATCTTAGAGCAATTACAAGAGTTGTTTATACATTCTATTTATCCACccaagtaaaaataaaattttatttacagcattgttgttgtttttacagGACATTTTGGCAAAGTTGTTATTTCCACACCAAGTGGTATTCTCATTGTTTCTTCAATGATTTGTTGAAGTTGTATAAACTGTGATAGTTTCAACCTCTATGTTATGATTTTTTGTAATAGCATAAAAGTTTATAAAGATTAGAATGTTATTTAACGAAGTTTCTGTTTCTCAGCATCACCACCGAATAAAAAATCAagttcaatgaaagatttattaGAAGCAAAAGAAGCCGCTCACAATTTGTTCTTAGCGCATGAGATTGCAGTGAATGACAAATTTAAGATATCAGAGCCCAGTGAGAAAATGCCACAACAACAATCCAAACAATCACCCATAGGTTGTGTGATGTGCAATGTAGAATAAATTTATAGaatacaattacaaaaattgatttatgttttGTAGAAATATTTCACAATACATAACTGCAtgattttgcagaaaaatttgaaaccaCTTTGAAGACAGTGATGTATCGTGCCTTCTGGGACAAACTGGACAAAGATTTAAAATCGGAACCAATAATATTTAACCACGCGCTTAAGTTAGTGGCTGAAGTAAAAGAAATCCTACTCTCTTTACTCCAAAAAGATCGAGTTACAACCATGCACAAAAGGTGATGTAAATTGAGCAGTAAATATACACCGTGGGtacaaattaaatattaaacgGCGTGAGAGTTACAGCACGTGGCTTCAATACCAGTTTGATGTTTAGAATTAATGAAGCATTGGATATGGAGTTATTGCAACAGCAAGCAGAAAATGACGCGCTCGACATACAAAAGTTGTCAACCTTTTTGATTGACACAATGGCATCAATGTGTGCTCCTGTTCGAGATAAGGATGTTGAAGCTTTGCGTTCCATTGATAACATCACCGAACTCTTTAAGTAATAACAAAAccaattttacatttttatggtGATCACAATGCATATATGACATGGCtatatttgatttttgttgattGTGGCAGAAATTCAACAGCTATACTTAAATTCAATTCACTATCAATGCCTTGTTTGTCACGTCCAGATCAAACACAAATGAAGCAATGCTTGTGGAAAAATGTAGTAATCATCATGGTATATCTTTGTACAGGGGAATATACTCGGTATTAAAAAGCATGTCGAGAGACACAGCAAATTTCCACATTGCCGCGTTCAGACCACACATTCAACAGCAAATGGTTGAACAAGAAAGGAGCAAGTTTTCCTTGTTGCTTTCCAAACTTCCAAGTAAGCCCCACCTTGTCAGTGGATTTGTGTTCCATGGGTCTATCTCTGCTTCTTTGAGTGGGACGTTATATTATCTACGATAATCTTTTATTTGGTTTTGTGCAGATGGCCTTGATGTCACAGAAAAATGGTTGGAAAGAGTGTACATGGAATTGAAAGAGGAACATACCAAAAATGGGTGAGGTTCTTTAAAATTCAAATCTTACATTGTTTGAATAATAGCGTTTCTGAAACGGATATTGTACCAataattttgtgtttgtatttttaggaTTAAATACGTGTTTTTATTCTAAGCAAAACTTCGACACCATCATCATCTACTTCAGATAAAAGGACTGATCAGAATTCTTTGAGCCCAATGACAGTATTGAAGCACGCCTACACTAAATTACTTCAATGGAACCACGCTACTGAAATCTTTCCAGAAGTAGGTTCTCAATTAAAGGATACCTTTTCTAACAACGTCCCACTTTTCTAAACACCCAGTTGTAAACAAACTTCTAATTAGTTTATGATGGGACTATAAAATAGTTCTGACAGTTTTTTGAAACTAACTGCAAACGTTTTAGACTGTTGCTGTTGACCAAGCAAGGTATTATCAACTTCAACAAGAATATAAACGTTTGCTTCTTGTTGCATCCGTGGTATTGTCAACATACGCCTCATTAGATACACAACTGTCATCACAACAATCCCATATTACTTCACTCAAAAAAGACCTCATGCTACTGCTAGAGTCTGAATACACGTAAGTTATTCTATGTTAATCATGTTTGtaaaactgatttttaaaaatagagGTTTGTGTGAGCGGATTAGAATAAAAAGTAAGTTGTTATAAAAGattaatgttttcttttaatgTAGCGCAGACAATGAACTGACAGATACGTTAAGCGCAATTGTTGAGCTCGTCTGGGACAAAACATGCCGGTACTTGAAAGAAATTGCACAAACAACGTTACCAGCTGAGAAGAAAATAAGTTTAGCGGCACAAATCGAAAACCTCAGTTGCTTAAATGACAATCccatttacaatttattagGTAAGCTGTTAAAAAACTAGTTATTTTTGTGTCTAAACTTACTTCCCTGGATGTGGTTGACACCTGTTATTAATCAAGatgtgttttttaaaatttaactacTACTGTAAAACATTGTTAGGTTTGACTTCTGCCGTAATCAATGGTTAACCACCTCACATCTTGTAGCAAAGTAGAGTATAAGagtgataaaaagtttttcaaacctTAAACATTACTCCTATTAAGATTACAAAAGCACGTTACATAAAATAACCAAAGAGATTTAGATGCATGTTCTGATGTAAAGAAAGCAATTTAGCAGCAGGTATTTATATGTAAGTattgaattttaaattttaatcttttttgcAGCAAAGAGAGCCAATAAATACATCAGTGACGTTGTTGAATATTACTCACAACACAAATCATCTATTTCATCACTGTCACCACTGCCTGTGCCACAAGGATTGCAGGTATAGACTTAAAAGTGTTGCAGTTGCAAGTTGTATCCCTGTCAATCAAGTAGTGCAGTATGTTATAAGACAATGTTCTACATGTTCTTGGCTAGCTGTAAAGCTCACTTCAGTTGCAAACTCTTAACGGAACTTGAGTGTGGAAAAATGCACATTTCATCATTTGCTTATGTTTACAAATGCAGTGTACATTATTCATTTCTGCAAACGTTTACGTATTGATGTGAAATGCTTGTAAGTTGGGTAGTGTCTTTAAATCACAAACATAATAATATTCATTGTGATTCATGCTATTATTTCAGGTAGTCGCCATGGAAATGTCAGTTTTAGCCGCAAGCTACCACAGGCTTGTTTCTCTTAACCAGCTGGTGTATGGGCCATTCTATGCGTCACTTCTCTCCAAACTtttaggtaaaaaaaattgtcaaaataattttcaatacACTATTTCTTAATTTGCTTCTACTTTTCTTCCAAGTCAAGTCGTTTTTATGTAACATTTCACCTCACTTTATCCCTGACCATCCATTGCTAATTTATAGGCTTGAAGTCACCCGCTGAAAGTCAATCAGCAACACCAGGTGGTGCCAAAGAGTCGAGTAATTTCAAATCTTTATTTAACGAAGACAAGGCTATGAATCATTCGAATTTAACTGGGAAAGGTAATAAGTATATTCAAATACGTGACCTTTTCAGTTTGCTCAACTTATAGTAGTAATGACTACAGAAAACTTGCTTTTTACCCTTGCAATATTGATTCATACTTTGCACATGTATTCGTTTGACACAATGTGTAATGGATATTGTGCTAGTAGATGCAAATCAGATGTaaatttgttaactttaaatcACTATTCCGCACTCTAATTTGTTTTCACTTGTCGCAGATCTTTCTTCATCAGAATCTCAAGACAATAGCAGTTAAAGCAGTGCACGCAGCAATACATTCTCTACACGACCCACTATTCGGGCCATTTTGCACTTTATTTCCCCCACACGTAAATCTATGACTAAGCATGGTGTATTACCAATGCAATATCAGTGTTAAGTTACAACTGCCCTGTAAACCCCAGCATTCATGTATGTTACGTGTACTGTGTAGCTGTGGTTAGTGCTCTTAAATCCTTATCTTTGTCTGCTATGTAGACCTGTTATAAGTGCCTTTGTATGTCATTTGTGGCGACATTAGACATTCTGGAGACGCTAGGTATCTACCCTACGCGATGCTGGACGTATTTTAGCGAATTTCTTAGTCATTTTTCATTGCATCGCTTACATCGTTTAAGTGCCCATGATTTAATCGTTgtatatgtgtgtgtgtgtgtaaaTGATTGTCACTTGTCTTTGATCTGGCTTAATCAACAATAAATGAAGACAGCTTCAACATTACGTCTGGTTTTGATTACTCAGCGTCGTTATATCGCTTAGTCATAAGCGTTCCAAACTTATCCATATCACTCAAATATAGACCAATACGTTCGTTCAACGTGCTAGCTAATTTAGCAAAGGTCCAACGGGTGACACATACAGTGTAACAAACGCACTGTCCAGAAAAGAATAAAGTCATCACACTTTTAGGCAGTGAGCCAAGTTATATTCGATGATAAACTCATTACCCCATATGTTAAGTGTCGCCGACGTGTTCCATCAGACTAGCATTAGGCTCAGGGGAAATGAGTAGACAGACAATTGCAATGGGCAGGTTTACCTCAATGCAGTTGCTTTTAATAGAGGGCGGGgtacaaattttgaactacGTAGTTGAAAGTGTACATTTAGCCTGGTTTAATTAGTTGTTGCCGTGTGCAGTTGAGGTTATTCTAATTTGAGCGTAGAGAGCTCAATGcagaaattttaagtttttcgtACCTTTTTTGACAGCGCCAGTTTTTGTTGGTAACTATAAAATGGATTTGTGGTTATAGGATGTTATCTGCGATGTTTTACAGGGAAATATCAAGATATGAAAATGCGTTGTTAAGACACCGCGTTCCGTTTCCATCTACGTCTACGCGTTTTTCGAACCAGCGAGAGGAAATTGTAAGTTGGGTGTGCACCAGCTTAAACATGACACGCGTAATTATAAACCACTGGAAATACATCCATAGCTCAAAACGGAAACCTCAAAATAAGATGTTATTCAAAACCTGCTGAACACTTGAATGGATGTAGTTAGACGCTAGAATTCCCCAAAGGATGCTGGTAATAACATATCTGCGGGAATTAATGAATTAGTAGTAGAAATATTGAAATCAGTGTCTGACTGCAGGAGAATAAAGCTATACGTGAAAAGGTTTGAGCATTGGTATCAGCCCCAGCATTGCTGTGTTAGCCAAAAACGAGTCTGACAAAAAACaatgtagttaagtttatgGAAAGATAAAGAAGTAATAGGTAAGCTTGTAAATCATACCAAAAGAAATTAAGGTTAAAATGCTTGATAGTCATTGTGTCCCGTTCTCGGGAAAGTAATTCCTCATATAATTTAATCCAATAAACATTGTAGAGAAAATATTGCGTGCGCCAAGGCAATCTCTTCGAACAAGATACGTTGGCTTGTAATAATGTAAATGAAAAATCAGAAGGAACAATCTGAACGAAGCAGGAAGTattttgcactatttattgcTAAATTCAACGCCTCTAGCTTCTAATTGGTGAATGGTGACGTCTAGTTCACTTCCGATGGAAGTTAGCCCTTAACTGAGACATTGCGTATAAGGGAGGCCTACTTTGTGCTTTAGACATAAGCGCCAACGTAAGGACAATACCCAAAACATGT includes the following:
- the LOC143461635 gene encoding T-complex protein 11-like protein 1 isoform X1, which produces MSEENSEKLPLCPNHNNETPVGKKRSRDVVKPIETKSKSKTTPTQIPPKPVLDICKGHFGKVVISTPSASPPNKKSSSMKDLLEAKEAAHNLFLAHEIAVNDKFKISEPSEKMPQQQSKQSPIEKFETTLKTVMYRAFWDKLDKDLKSEPIIFNHALKLVAEVKEILLSLLQKDRVTTMHKRINEALDMELLQQQAENDALDIQKLSTFLIDTMASMCAPVRDKDVEALRSIDNITELFKGIYSVLKSMSRDTANFHIAAFRPHIQQQMVEQERSKFSLLLSKLPNGLDVTEKWLERVYMELKEEHTKNGKTSTPSSSTSDKRTDQNSLSPMTVLKHAYTKLLQWNHATEIFPETVAVDQARYYQLQQEYKRLLLVASVVLSTYASLDTQLSSQQSHITSLKKDLMLLLESEYTADNELTDTLSAIVELVWDKTCRYLKEIAQTTLPAEKKISLAAQIENLSCLNDNPIYNLLAKRANKYISDVVEYYSQHKSSISSLSPLPVPQGLQVVAMEMSVLAASYHRLVSLNQLVYGPFYASLLSKLLGLKSPAESQSATPGGAKESSNFKSLFNEDKAMNHSNLTGKDLSSSESQDNSS
- the LOC143461635 gene encoding T-complex protein 11-like protein 1 isoform X2 codes for the protein MSEENSEKLPLCPNHNNETPVGKKRSRDVVKPIETKSKSKTTPTQIPPKPVLDICKASPPNKKSSSMKDLLEAKEAAHNLFLAHEIAVNDKFKISEPSEKMPQQQSKQSPIEKFETTLKTVMYRAFWDKLDKDLKSEPIIFNHALKLVAEVKEILLSLLQKDRVTTMHKRINEALDMELLQQQAENDALDIQKLSTFLIDTMASMCAPVRDKDVEALRSIDNITELFKGIYSVLKSMSRDTANFHIAAFRPHIQQQMVEQERSKFSLLLSKLPNGLDVTEKWLERVYMELKEEHTKNGKTSTPSSSTSDKRTDQNSLSPMTVLKHAYTKLLQWNHATEIFPETVAVDQARYYQLQQEYKRLLLVASVVLSTYASLDTQLSSQQSHITSLKKDLMLLLESEYTADNELTDTLSAIVELVWDKTCRYLKEIAQTTLPAEKKISLAAQIENLSCLNDNPIYNLLAKRANKYISDVVEYYSQHKSSISSLSPLPVPQGLQVVAMEMSVLAASYHRLVSLNQLVYGPFYASLLSKLLGLKSPAESQSATPGGAKESSNFKSLFNEDKAMNHSNLTGKDLSSSESQDNSS